Proteins encoded by one window of Rutidosis leptorrhynchoides isolate AG116_Rl617_1_P2 chromosome 7, CSIRO_AGI_Rlap_v1, whole genome shotgun sequence:
- the LOC139859376 gene encoding receptor-like cytosolic serine/threonine-protein kinase RBK2: protein MSQLNVVVAGFWTRELIITFPVKMNIAIGIAQGLRYMHEQCPRGPIVHGNLRACNILLGHNLQPQITGFGHAKWLQLEQSSSMSRNSCGHRHPSDSNSIELIKSDILAFGILLLRLFCSRSAPRDDKRFLTWARPLIAQRAYHILYDESEYDVHGLLIVTSTATRCINTRSKSRPCMSKVLSFLKGEICCAEQTFPSTESSPNMVSTPNSNLWEL from the exons ATGTCACAGTTAAATGTTGTTGTTGCAGGATTTTGGACAAGAGAGTTGATAATTACATTTCCGGTTAAAATGAACATAGCGATCGGTATAGCTCAAGGTTTACGTTACATGCACGAACAGTGCCCAAGAGGACCGATAGTTCATGGAAATCTACGAGCATGCAACATTCTTTTGGGCCACAATCTACAACCTCAG ATCACGGGCTTTGGGCATGCAAAATGGTTGCAACTCGAACAATCATCATCTATGTCAAGAAATAG TTGTGGGCATAGACATCCATCTGATTCGAATTCAATCGAACTGATAAAATCCGACATTCTTGCATTTGGGATATTGCTGTTGAGGCTGTTTTGTAGTAGATCTGCTCCAAGAGATGATAAAAGATTCCTCACATGG GCAAGGCCTTTAATAGCGCAACGAGCGTATCATATATTATACGATGAATCTGAGTATGACGTTCATGGGTTGCTTATTGTTACATCAACTGCGACTCGATGCATCAACACCAGATCGAAATCAAGGCCATGCATGAGCAAA gtactttcgttTCTAAAAGGAGAGATTTGTTGCGCTGAACAAACGTTCCCATCAACCGAAAGCAGCCCAAACATGGTCTCAACACCAAATTCAAATCTATGGGAGCTGTAA
- the LOC139859375 gene encoding uncharacterized protein, with product MFEDKQRNCTSTTTSIVVLDGSKVLREKGGVEPLRYALRLVMNPNDQVIVLVVFITGDLAQSPDITGCCIGHADVKNHRQPSDRERYIRKLREEISEGTEGYMKIFRPFYQEYKDIGVKFMVKIVVGSTLDAIIMEEKSNTGATSLVIGRHFARDNGSWSTQTNCKRSSNKDEEVALYICKPAYDVPESSRVQNIVNTAQINSKNKKKSLSHDEQKLIYFILPNVEGIYQPSSSSSSMESTFESSQEIEGFKKRLDPKSITPSSSSKELCLLIELSWEVISEITKRFSNIIPVDSNEPFKMYSGYLEDQSCAVFVKRYVGTDFGYVLEAEKKAASTMYHRNILGLLGFHKNETAMALVFPYSHSGGASMDRFLNGK from the exons ATGTTTGAAGATAAACAAAGAAATTGTACATCGACGACGACGTCGATTGTAGTGTTGGATGGATCTAAGGTCTTAAGGGAGAAAGGTGGTGTTGAGCCACTACGTTATGCGTTACGTTTGGTGATGAATCCGAATGATCAAGTGATTGTGCTTGTCGTATTTATTACAGGCGATTTGGCACAATCGCCCGATATTACTGGCTGTTGTATTGGTCATGCTGATGTCAAGAATCATCGTCAACCAAGTGATAGAGAAAGATACATCAGGAAACTTAGGGAGGAAATTAGTGAGGGAACTGAAGGTTACATGAAGATCTTCAGACCATTTTATCAGGAATATAAAGATATTGGA GTTAAGTTCATGGTAAAGATAGTTGTTGGATCAACATTAGATGCTATTATTATGGAAGAAAAAAGTAATACAGGAGCAACTTCACTTGTTATTGGAAg GCATTTCGCAAGAGATAATGGGTCATGGTCAACACAAACAAACTGCAAACGTTCGTCAAACAAAGATGAAGAAGTAGCATTGTACATCTGCAAGCCTGCTTATGATGTTCCTGAGTCATCAAGAGTCCAAAATATAGTTAACACAGCTCAAATCAATTCAAAAAATAAGAAAAAATCACTGTCACATGATGAACAAAAACTCATATATTTTATACTCCCAAATGTCGAAGGAATATATCAACCTTCTTCGAGTTCTTCAAGCATGGAAAGTACATTCGAATCATCACAAGAAATCGAAGGTTTTAAAAAACGTTTAGACCCAAAAAGCATAACACCATCATCATCGTCGAAGGAACTTTGTCTTTTGATTGAGCTAAGTTGGGAAGTGATATCGGAGATAACAAAACGGTTTAGTAACATAATACCTGTTGATTCAAACGAGCCTTTTAAAATGTATAGTGGGTATCTTGAAGATCAATCTTGCGCTGTTTTCGTGAAGAGATATGTTGGTACAGATTTTGGATATGTTCTTGAAGCAGAAAAAAAAGCAGCTTCAACTATGTACCATAGAAACATTCTTGGGTTGCTTGGGTTCCACAAAAATGAAACTGCTATGGCTTTGGTTTTTCCTTATTCGCATTCGGGAGGTGCATCGATGGACCGATTCTTAAATGGAAAGTGA
- the LOC139857934 gene encoding mitogen-activated protein kinase homolog NTF3, translated as MATPVEPPNGIRSDGKHYFTMWQALFEIDIKYVPIKPIGRGAYGIVCSSINRETNEKVAIKKIHNAFDNRIDAMRTLRELKLLRHLRHDNVIALKDVMVPIHRRSFKDVYLVYELMDTDLHQIIKSSQALTNDHCQYFLFQLLRGLKYLHSANILHRDLKPGNLLINANCDLKICDFGLARTRSGTDQFMTEYVVTRWYRAPELLLCCDNYGTSIDVWSVGCIFAELLGRKPLFPGTECLNQLRLIINILGSQREEEIEFIDNPKARKFIKSLPFSQGTSFSRLYPHAHPLAVDLLQKMLVFDPSKRISVTEALQHPYMSSLYDPRTDPPVHGPLDMDIDEELGEDMIREMMWKEMLHYHPEIATTANG; from the exons ATGGCAACTCCGGTTGAACCGCCAAACGGGATTAGATCAGATGGGAAGCATTACTTTACTATGTGGCAAGCATTATTTGAAATCGATATTAAATACGTACCCATTAAGCCCATTGGCAGGGGCGCTTATGGTATTGTTTGTTCTTCTATCAACCGAGAAACTAATGAGAAAGTTGCTATAAAGAAGATACATAATGCCTTTGACAACCGAATTGATGCCATGAGAACATTACGTGAGCTTAAGCTTCTTCGCCATCTTAGACACGATAATGTTATTGCTTTGAAAGATGTTATGGTGCCTATTCATAGGAGAAGTTTTAAAGATGTTTATTTGGTTTACGAGCTTATGGATACAGATTTGCATCAGATAATTAAGTCGTCTCAAGCACTTACAAATGACCACTGCCAGTACTTTCTCTTTCAG TTATTGCGAGGCTTGAAGTATCTTCACTCTGCAAACATTCTCCATCGTGATTTGAAGCCCGGAAACTTGCTAATCAATGCAAATTGTGACCTAAAAATATGTGATTTTGGGCTTGCACGAACCCGAAGTGGTACAGATCAATTCATGACTGAGTATGTAGTTACCCGTTGGTACCGGGCCCCGGAGCTTCTTTTATGCTGTGACAATTATGGCACCTCAATTGACGTTTGGTCCGTTGGGTGCATATTTGCTGAACTTCTTGGTAGAAAGCCTTTGTTTCCAGGTACCGAATGTCTCAACCAATTAAGATTAATTATCAACATTCTTGGTAGCCAAAGAGAAGAGGAAATTGAATTTATCGATAACCCAAAAGCGAGAAAGTTCATAAAGTCGCTTCCTTTTTCACAAGGGACTTCTTTTTCTCGGCTTTACCCTCATGCTCATCCATTGGCGGTCGATTTATTGCAAAAGATGTTGGTTTTTGACCCTTCTAAGAGGATTAGTGTAACTGAAGCACTTCAGCATCCTTACATGTCATCACTTTATGACCCGCGGACCGATCCACCGGTTCATGgtccactggatatggatatagatgaaGAGCTCGGGGAAGATATGATAAGAGAAATGATGTGGAAGGAGATGCTTCATTATCATCCCGAAATTGCTACTACTGCCAATGGTTAG
- the LOC139857865 gene encoding peroxidase 9-like: MASFFKYASFTLLALLSSSTLCLGFPGFNFGWGRGGNGKGGGVSRPVYGRGYSGLFPGFYSHSCPQANDIAMSVIRKAISKDPRMAASLVRLHFHDCFVQGCDASVLLDDHPTFVSEKKAIPNKNSLRGFDVIDEIKSKLEQVCPQTVSCADVLALAARGSTVLSGGPNWELPLGRKDSAKASLNGANKNIPPPNSMIQNLITFFQRQGLNDVDLVSLSGAHTIGMARCTTFKQRLYNQNGNNQPDSTLERSYYHDLKSVCPKTGGDSNLSPLDLVSPVTFDNTYFKLIMSGKGLLTSDQVLLSGNVGRTIQLVRDFADDRTLFFNHFARSMVKMGNISPLIGNKGEVRKNCRRAN; this comes from the exons ATGGCTAGTTTTTTCAAATATGCTAGTTTCACTCTACTTGCTTTACTCTCATCCTCCACTTTATGCTTAGGTTTCCCCGGCTTCAACTTTGGGTGGGGCCGTGGTGGCAATGGCAAAGGTGGTGGAGTTAGTCGTCCTGTTTATGGTCGAGGGTATTCTGGTCTTTTCCCAGGTTTCTATAGTCACTCGTGCCCTCAAGCTAACGACATTGCCATGTCTGTTATCCGAAAGGCCATTTCTAAGGATCCAAGAATGGCGGCTTCTTTAGTTAGGCTTCATTTTCATGATTGTTTTGTCCAG GGGTGTGATGCATCCGTATTGTTGGATGATCATCCAACGTTCGTTAGTGAAAAGAAAGCAATCCCAAACAAAAACTCTCTTCGTGGATTCGATGTGATTGATGAGATCAAGTCTAAACTTGAACAAGTTTGTCCTCAGACGGTCTCTTGTGCGGACGTTCTTGCCCTTGCTGCTCGAGGTTCCACCGTTTTA AGTGGAGGACCTAACTGGGAATTACCATTAGGAAGAAAGGACTCAGCGAAAGCGAGTCTTAATGGAGCAAACAAAAACATTCCTCCGCCAAATTCAATGATTCAAAACCTTATAACGTTTTTTCAGCGCCAAGGTCTTAACGACGTTGATCTAGTCTCGCTCTCTG GAGCGCATACAATAGGAATGGCAAGATGCACAACGTTTAAGCAGCGTTTGTACAATCAAAATGGGAACAATCAACCCGATTCGACTCTTGAAAGAAGCTACTACCATGACTTAAAATCCGTATGCCCGAAAACGGGTGGTGATAGTAACCTTTCTCCACTAGATCTCGTGTCACCTGTAACGTTCGATAATACGTACTTTAAGCTCATTATGTCGGGAAAAGGACTTCTAACGTCAGATCAAGTGCTTCTATCAGGAAACGTTGGCAGAACTATACAGTTAGTGAGGGATTTTGCGGATGATCGTACGCTTTTTTTTAACCATTTTGCTCGGTCCATGGTTAAAATGGGAAACATCAGTCCTCTTATCGGTAACAAGGGTGAAGTAAGGAAGAATTGTCGTAGGGCTAACTAA